A region of the Sporolituus thermophilus DSM 23256 genome:
CGGAACAGGCGGTCGATATTACCGAAGATATAGGGCCTATGCTGTTTGATCTTGACTATATTTCCCAAGAAGGAACGGCGCGACCAGTATTTTTCCCGGCCCGGCTGGTAAATGGGGTGCTTCATGTGCCGCCACATCTTTATCAAAAAGTGGGGTGGGCCAATGCTGCTGCAAAAACTTCTTGAATTTGAAACTGTCCAGCAAAAGATACCTGCCGGCTATGTTCTTAAATCAATAGACTGGGTTATTGAAATTGACCAGGACGGAAATTTGCTTAATCTTATTAGTCTCAAAAATTCTGGCAAAAAAGATAAAGGGAAAAGCCATCCTTTGCCGGATATCTTGCGGTCAGGGACTACTATTAGGCCGGCTTTATTGGCTGATACCGCCGACTATGTGCTTGGCGGCGAAACAGGTGAAAGGGGTGCCCAAAAACACGAGGAATTTGTCAAGCTTGTACGTGAATGCGCGCAAGCGACCGGTATGGGTCAGGTGCAAGCAGTTGCTGCCTTTTATGAGAAAAAAGCCGGTGGCTGCTTTGACGATATCTTTGCCAATGCCAATATAGACTTAAAGGACAGGCTGGTATTTAGAATGGCGCCTGATGTGTGCTACGTTACCGATTGGCCGATGGTCCAGCAATGGTGGGCAGCCAGGCTGGGCAGCGGCCGTACGGCAGGGAATTTTACCTGTATTGTTTGCGGCCAGCCTTGCCAGCCGGTTGATCGTCATCCGATACAAATAAAAAGTATACCTGGCGGCCAAAGCTCTGGGATGGCAATTGTTTCGGCCAATAGCAATGCTTTTGAATCTTATGGCTTGACAAACTCGCTGATAGCACCTACTTGCCGTGAGTGTGCCGAGCTTTATGCTAAAGGGCTAAATCGTCTTTTGGACAGCGAACAACACAACATAAAAATAATTGTTTATAAAAAAAATGGTGAAAAAAAAGTTGATGGACTGGCGGCAATATTTTGGTCAAAAAGCGGCAAAGGTTTTCCCTTGACCGGCTTTCTCACCGCGCCGAACGAAGACGAGGTTCACAAGTTGTTAACCGGTGTTTGGACTGGCCAGGATAGCACTTTTCTTGATGCAGAACAGTATTACTTTGCCTTTTTGGCAGCCAATAACGCTAGGGTGGTGGTAAAAGATTGGCTAAATGCCACGCTCAAAGATGTGAAAGAACGGCTTTGTGCGTGGTTTGCCGCGCAAAAAATAGTTGGAAGTCAAAACGGAACGGACACTTATTATGGGATATTCCCGTTAGCTGCCGCCTTGTATAGAGATGTAAACGAAGAATTACGGCCTGAAGTTGTCACAACCTTGCTACGTGCGGCGCTGTTTGGCCAGCAATTACCGCCTTCGCTGCTCGCGATGGCAGTCCGGCGTGCCCAAGTGATGCGTAGTGTGACACGGCCGCTGGCCGTATTGATAAAAATATACCTTTTGCAAAAAGGAGTTGGTAACACTATGGAACACAACCTTAGCCGACTGGCGCAGGCAGGGCCTCCGGCTTATTTGTGCGGGCGGCTCTTGGCTGTTTTGGAACGACTGCAGCAGGCGGCGCAGGGCGACATCAATGCCACCATAACCGATCGCTATTTTGGGGCAGCCTCTACCCGCCCGGCGACGG
Encoded here:
- the cas8c gene encoding type I-C CRISPR-associated protein Cas8c/Csd1 encodes the protein MLLQKLLEFETVQQKIPAGYVLKSIDWVIEIDQDGNLLNLISLKNSGKKDKGKSHPLPDILRSGTTIRPALLADTADYVLGGETGERGAQKHEEFVKLVRECAQATGMGQVQAVAAFYEKKAGGCFDDIFANANIDLKDRLVFRMAPDVCYVTDWPMVQQWWAARLGSGRTAGNFTCIVCGQPCQPVDRHPIQIKSIPGGQSSGMAIVSANSNAFESYGLTNSLIAPTCRECAELYAKGLNRLLDSEQHNIKIIVYKKNGEKKVDGLAAIFWSKSGKGFPLTGFLTAPNEDEVHKLLTGVWTGQDSTFLDAEQYYFAFLAANNARVVVKDWLNATLKDVKERLCAWFAAQKIVGSQNGTDTYYGIFPLAAALYRDVNEELRPEVVTTLLRAALFGQQLPPSLLAMAVRRAQVMRSVTRPLAVLIKIYLLQKGVGNTMEHNLSRLAQAGPPAYLCGRLLAVLERLQQAAQGDINATITDRYFGAASTRPATVFPVLLQLSRAHLAKLRRDRATVGLATWFDRELGDILSQMPASGFPLILSLQEQGLFALGYYHQKNDGKPSAQVGGDNND